From the genome of Fusobacterium varium, one region includes:
- the fhuC_2 gene encoding Iron(3+)-hydroxamate import ATP-binding protein FhuC: MEWVYKKDREIAEDSLKELGLEKFCNRTAVTLSGGEFQRVLLARAIAQDTDIILLDEPTSALDLNHALELMEKVKEIIHKKGKTAVAVLHDLNLASMFCDEIIMLKNGKVYCKGTPKETMTKENLKNIYDLESEIFYTEEGIPYIIPKLKKEKR; the protein is encoded by the coding sequence TTGGAGTGGGTATACAAAAAAGATAGAGAAATAGCAGAAGATTCTCTTAAAGAACTTGGGCTTGAAAAGTTTTGTAATAGAACAGCAGTAACATTGTCTGGTGGAGAATTTCAGAGAGTACTTTTGGCAAGAGCCATAGCACAGGATACAGATATAATTTTATTAGATGAACCAACTTCTGCTCTTGATTTAAATCATGCTTTGGAACTAATGGAAAAAGTAAAAGAAATAATACACAAAAAAGGAAAAACAGCAGTTGCTGTCCTTCATGATCTTAATCTTGCTTCTATGTTTTGCGATGAAATAATAATGCTGAAAAATGGAAAAGTATATTGCAAAGGGACTCCTAAGGAAACTATGACTAAAGAGAATTTAAAAAATATCTATGATTTAGAAAGTGAAATATTTTATACAGAAGAAGGGATACCTTATATAATTCCAAAACTTAAAAAGGAGAAAAGATGA
- the btuF_2 gene encoding Vitamin B12-binding protein precursor, whose protein sequence is MIKKLMIAALMLISTKEMLALKIENNFVKDNYGNSIEIKEYNKLIVLDPAVVETIYLLNGEEKIVAIGKTAMSKIYPEEKTKDLESVGNISKPSLEKILSYTPDLVILNGMSTKTGETLKSLKIPYLINEAGNIQEILDNINAYGEILGKKEESKKLYEDSAAKLDELKEKIKNKPLGLKGTVLYSVSPMMGFNSKTLPGEVLELLGVENITNSLTGERPIISQEFLLKENPDFLAGAMSIKSVDDIKNSNPAIKEIKAGQKNNIFIVDSNKILRGSPRIFELILEFYDELLKVEK, encoded by the coding sequence ATGATAAAAAAATTGATGATTGCAGCATTAATGCTTATATCAACTAAAGAAATGCTTGCTTTGAAAATAGAAAACAATTTCGTAAAAGACAACTATGGAAATAGTATAGAGATTAAAGAATATAATAAATTGATTGTACTGGATCCAGCAGTGGTAGAAACTATATATCTATTAAATGGAGAAGAGAAAATAGTTGCAATTGGAAAAACTGCAATGAGTAAAATATATCCTGAAGAAAAAACGAAAGATTTAGAAAGTGTAGGAAATATATCAAAACCAAGTCTTGAAAAAATATTATCTTATACTCCTGATTTGGTAATATTAAATGGAATGTCAACTAAGACAGGAGAAACTTTAAAAAGTTTGAAAATACCTTATCTCATAAATGAGGCTGGAAATATACAGGAGATATTAGATAATATAAATGCTTATGGAGAAATACTTGGAAAAAAAGAAGAAAGTAAAAAGCTTTATGAAGATAGTGCAGCTAAACTAGATGAGCTAAAAGAAAAAATAAAGAACAAGCCTCTTGGATTGAAGGGAACAGTACTCTATTCTGTATCACCAATGATGGGATTTAATAGTAAGACTTTGCCAGGAGAAGTTCTTGAACTTCTTGGAGTGGAAAATATAACTAATAGTCTTACTGGGGAAAGACCAATAATATCACAAGAATTTCTTTTGAAGGAAAATCCAGATTTTTTAGCAGGTGCTATGAGTATAAAATCAGTTGATGACATTAAAAATAGTAATCCTGCTATAAAAGAGATAAAAGCAGGGCAGAAAAATAATATTTTTATTGTAGATTCTAATAAAATATTAAGAGGATCTCCAAGAATTTTTGAATTAATATTGGAATTTTATGATGAACTTTTAAAAGTAGAAAAATAG
- a CDS encoding Probable ABC transporter permease protein HI_1471 yields the protein MEKVLPIALTIGIFIVGILSIPLGSVPIPLEYIFAPEKAPEYMRIIIFNLRLPRIVMAVLIGMMLSSSGAVVQTVFQNPLADPYIIGIAASATFGAVIAFVFGMPDFMYGIIAFITCLISTLMIFKMAKKGNKVNVATLLIVGIAVSSFLGAFTSFAMYMIGEDSFKITMWMMGYLGNATWKRVVFILIPLIFSVGYFYSKRNQLDALLSGDEEAHSLGVDVNRLKVKVLTVSALIVAFSVAFSGMIGFVGLIIPHTIRMIVGPSNTKMLPSTILAGGFFLLICDTFGRIVLAPVEVPIGVITAFFGAPFFLYLALRNKRRDF from the coding sequence ATGGAAAAAGTTTTACCTATAGCATTAACAATAGGAATTTTTATAGTAGGAATACTCTCTATACCCTTAGGGAGTGTTCCTATTCCTCTGGAATATATATTTGCACCAGAGAAAGCCCCAGAATATATGAGAATAATAATATTTAATCTAAGACTTCCTAGAATAGTCATGGCAGTTCTTATAGGAATGATGCTTTCATCAAGTGGAGCAGTAGTACAGACAGTATTTCAAAATCCACTAGCAGATCCATATATTATAGGAATAGCTGCAAGTGCAACTTTTGGAGCAGTTATAGCTTTTGTATTTGGTATGCCAGACTTTATGTATGGGATTATTGCTTTTATTACATGTTTGATAAGTACTCTAATGATTTTTAAAATGGCTAAAAAAGGGAATAAAGTAAATGTGGCTACTCTTCTTATAGTTGGGATAGCAGTTTCTTCATTTCTGGGAGCGTTTACTTCTTTTGCCATGTATATGATAGGAGAGGATTCTTTTAAAATAACTATGTGGATGATGGGATATTTAGGAAATGCAACTTGGAAAAGAGTTGTTTTCATACTAATACCATTGATATTTTCTGTTGGTTATTTTTATTCAAAAAGGAATCAATTAGATGCTTTACTATCAGGAGATGAAGAAGCACATTCACTGGGAGTAGATGTAAATCGCCTAAAAGTTAAAGTTTTAACAGTATCTGCACTGATAGTAGCTTTTTCAGTAGCTTTTTCAGGAATGATAGGCTTTGTAGGACTTATAATTCCACATACTATAAGAATGATTGTAGGACCTTCTAATACAAAAATGCTTCCAAGTACTATATTGGCAGGGGGATTTTTTCTTCTTATATGTGATACATTTGGAAGAATAGTATTGGCACCAGTAGAAGTACCAATAGGAGTAATAACAGCATTTTTTGGTGCACCATTCTTTTTATATTTAGCTTTAAGAAATAAAAGGAGAGATTTTTAA
- a CDS encoding MORN repeat variant, protein MKKIVSLIFLLLSVVSFSERLVINPKLYIDSGIIFINGEADAYTGTLVTKDEEGRLLSSVDYKNGRLNGKAVFYYPSGCIEYLAEFVDEKPLSITLYYTNGNIYQKRYIDQNNNEILEEYYLNGEKAKEYISKNEAILWNNIYYSSGNIKKDEFSDPEFEVLE, encoded by the coding sequence ATGAAAAAAATTGTATCACTTATTTTTTTGTTGCTTTCAGTTGTAAGTTTTTCTGAAAGATTAGTAATAAACCCTAAACTCTACATAGATTCTGGTATTATTTTTATCAATGGAGAAGCTGATGCCTATACTGGAACTCTTGTAACTAAAGATGAAGAAGGGCGTTTATTAAGTTCAGTTGATTATAAAAATGGCAGATTAAATGGAAAAGCTGTCTTTTATTACCCATCTGGCTGTATAGAATATTTAGCTGAATTTGTAGATGAAAAACCATTATCTATAACTTTGTATTACACGAATGGTAATATATATCAAAAAAGATATATAGATCAAAATAATAATGAAATTCTAGAAGAATACTATCTTAATGGAGAAAAAGCTAAAGAATATATATCAAAAAATGAAGCTATCCTTTGGAATAACATATATTATTCCAGTGGCAATATAAAAAAAGATGAATTTAGCGATCCAGAGTTTGAAGTCTTAGAATAA
- the hmuV_1 gene encoding Hemin import ATP-binding protein HmuV gives MEVIKIEKLNFSYGKRKILNDIDLTIADKKLTGILGPNGCGKTTLLKNILGYLHNNSGNIEILNKNSRKYTQKEKSKCISLVPQKSQLMSAMNVEDFVLMGRLPHLENNWSGYTKKIEK, from the coding sequence ATGGAAGTAATAAAAATAGAAAAACTTAATTTTTCCTATGGAAAAAGAAAAATATTAAATGATATAGATTTAACTATAGCAGATAAAAAACTTACAGGTATTCTTGGACCCAATGGTTGTGGGAAAACTACACTTCTAAAGAATATACTTGGATATTTACATAACAACTCTGGAAATATAGAAATATTAAATAAAAACAGTAGAAAATATACGCAAAAGGAAAAATCAAAATGTATATCTTTAGTTCCACAAAAATCACAGCTTATGTCAGCTATGAATGTAGAAGATTTTGTCCTTATGGGAAGACTACCTCATTTGGAAAACAATTGGAGTGGGTATACAAAAAAGATAGAGAAATAG
- the cirA_1 gene encoding Colicin I receptor precursor — MSKKTALLWAVLAATAYGEQNVDLGKSVIYSTTGFETEMRKTASNPSVVTSKEIKERNYQTVDQILNDIPSINIVKQGKDSIIDLRGQGDKAKQNVQILVDGVQMNSLDTSMTATPINTIAVDNIERIEVLPGGGSVLYGSGTSGGVVNIITKRGTGRTATVGFDHGRYGSNKTNVAVGESFGNFDVNLTYTKNDREGYRDYDKSDSDYFQGDIRYRISDTQNIGFKYSKYKADETYPEMLTRAQVEDDRKQSGLIDGEHSKTKTDKDEYVLTYNNKFTENLDLNLVLFSQETEMKIHGRSYQGAMGPMKLWMTQEALFRDKKKGIKSKLRYAYGEGSSVIFGLEYIDNDAKRKSLMNMPPMMNNILTVNDLTKETISGFVMNNYVWGNFEFAQGVRYERADYKVKRTSSTGPGIDTTTDEDNFAYEVSANYLYSDTGKTYIRYERGFTSPPPALLTNKNAAGYYLNNLKSEKYDNFEIGVSDYIGFTSLNASVFYTITKDEITSETSGTMGSASMTIDNYNLGKTERVGFELKAEQYIDKLTLSQSYAYINAKIKDGEVKGVDVSGNRVANVPRNKFNIGANYAFTNRFNVGGEVVYIDDVYLNNKNLGGKKNSHVVTNIRANYNFDFGLSLHAGINNVFDKKYYEDVDYTESTGTFTYDPAAERNYYVGFRYSL, encoded by the coding sequence ATGAGTAAAAAGACAGCTCTGCTTTGGGCAGTATTGGCAGCAACAGCATATGGAGAACAAAATGTAGATTTAGGAAAAAGTGTCATTTATTCTACAACAGGATTTGAAACTGAGATGAGAAAAACAGCAAGTAATCCAAGTGTAGTAACATCTAAAGAAATCAAGGAGAGGAATTATCAGACAGTTGATCAAATATTGAATGATATTCCAAGCATCAATATTGTAAAACAAGGAAAAGATTCGATAATTGACTTGAGAGGACAAGGAGATAAGGCAAAACAAAATGTACAGATACTTGTAGATGGAGTGCAGATGAACTCTTTAGATACTTCAATGACAGCTACACCTATAAATACAATAGCTGTGGATAATATTGAAAGAATTGAAGTTCTTCCTGGAGGAGGAAGTGTTCTTTATGGAAGTGGAACTTCTGGAGGAGTTGTAAATATTATAACTAAAAGAGGAACTGGAAGAACAGCAACAGTTGGATTTGATCATGGACGATATGGAAGTAATAAAACTAATGTAGCTGTAGGAGAGAGTTTTGGAAACTTCGATGTAAATCTTACATATACAAAGAATGATAGGGAAGGGTATCGAGATTATGATAAATCTGATTCTGACTATTTTCAGGGAGATATTAGATATAGAATATCAGATACACAAAATATAGGTTTCAAATATTCAAAATATAAAGCAGATGAAACATATCCTGAAATGTTGACAAGAGCTCAGGTAGAAGATGATAGAAAACAATCAGGACTTATAGATGGAGAGCATAGTAAAACAAAAACAGATAAAGATGAATATGTTTTAACTTATAATAATAAATTCACTGAAAATCTTGATTTGAATTTAGTATTATTTTCTCAGGAAACAGAGATGAAAATACATGGTAGAAGTTATCAAGGGGCAATGGGACCAATGAAACTCTGGATGACACAAGAGGCTTTGTTTAGAGATAAAAAGAAAGGTATAAAATCGAAATTGAGATATGCCTATGGAGAAGGAAGTTCAGTGATATTCGGATTGGAATATATTGACAATGATGCTAAAAGAAAAAGTTTGATGAATATGCCTCCAATGATGAATAATATACTTACAGTCAATGATTTGACTAAAGAAACAATAAGTGGATTTGTAATGAATAACTATGTATGGGGAAATTTTGAATTTGCTCAAGGGGTAAGATATGAGAGAGCAGACTATAAAGTAAAAAGAACAAGTTCAACTGGCCCTGGAATAGATACAACTACAGATGAAGATAATTTCGCATATGAAGTATCAGCTAATTATCTATATTCAGATACAGGAAAAACATATATTAGGTATGAGAGAGGATTTACATCACCTCCACCAGCATTGCTGACAAATAAAAATGCAGCAGGATATTATTTAAATAATCTTAAATCAGAAAAATATGATAATTTTGAAATTGGAGTATCAGATTATATAGGATTTACAAGTTTAAATGCATCAGTATTTTATACAATCACTAAAGATGAAATAACTAGTGAAACTTCTGGAACAATGGGAAGTGCCAGTATGACTATTGATAACTATAATCTGGGAAAAACAGAGAGAGTAGGATTTGAACTTAAGGCAGAACAATATATAGATAAACTTACTTTATCTCAATCTTATGCATATATTAATGCAAAAATTAAAGATGGAGAAGTAAAAGGTGTAGATGTATCTGGAAATAGAGTAGCCAATGTACCTAGAAATAAATTTAATATAGGAGCAAATTATGCTTTTACAAATAGATTTAATGTAGGTGGAGAAGTTGTATACATAGATGATGTTTATTTAAATAACAAAAATCTAGGAGGAAAAAAGAACTCTCATGTAGTAACAAATATCAGAGCAAACTATAACTTTGATTTTGGGTTAAGCTTACATGCTGGAATAAACAATGTGTTTGATAAAAAATATTATGAAGATGTAGATTATACAGAATCAACAGGAACATTTACATATGATCCTGCAGCTGAAAGAAATTATTATGTAGGGTTCAGATACAGCTTATAA
- the ychJ gene encoding Predicted metal-binding protein related to the C-terminal domain of SecA translates to MEIKTAEELMRARYNAYVTGDIEFIKNTHDPDNMSGIDWAESEKWSRESEWLGLEIVNTEKGTENDNDGIVEFKATYKENGKTVIHHEKSYFVKKNGKWYYQKWLPLQGTIINENKIGRNDPCPCGSGKKYKKCCGK, encoded by the coding sequence ATGGAAATAAAAACAGCAGAAGAATTAATGAGAGCAAGATATAATGCCTATGTTACAGGAGATATAGAATTTATTAAAAATACTCATGATCCTGATAATATGAGTGGCATAGATTGGGCTGAATCTGAAAAATGGTCTAGAGAATCAGAATGGCTGGGACTTGAAATTGTAAATACTGAAAAAGGGACTGAAAATGATAATGATGGAATAGTTGAATTTAAAGCTACATATAAAGAAAATGGAAAAACTGTGATTCATCATGAAAAAAGTTACTTTGTAAAAAAGAATGGTAAATGGTATTACCAAAAATGGCTTCCTTTACAGGGAACTATTATAAATGAAAATAAAATAGGACGAAATGACCCATGCCCTTGTGGAAGTGGAAAAAAATATAAAAAATGCTGTGGAAAATAA
- the yusV_1 gene encoding Probable siderophore transport system ATP-binding protein YusV, which translates to MDIIKVEKLDFSYGNRQILKEIDLDIKSKRLTGILGPNGCGKSTLLKNILGYLKNDSGNIKILDKDSRDYTQKEKAKCISLVPQKSQLMSAMDVEDFVLMGRLPHLQNSWDGYSQRDKETAYRCICQLELESFIKRKAVTLSGGEFQRVLLARALTQETEIILLDEPTSALDLNHAIDLMEKVKKTITEKGITAVAVLHDLNLAAMFCDEIVMMKDGKVYCKGSPKETFTAANLKEIYELECSIFYTENDIPYIIPKSKGGNK; encoded by the coding sequence ATGGATATAATAAAAGTAGAAAAATTAGATTTCTCTTATGGGAACAGGCAGATATTGAAAGAAATAGATTTAGATATAAAATCAAAAAGGTTGACTGGAATACTTGGACCTAATGGTTGTGGGAAATCTACATTGCTGAAAAATATACTTGGATATTTAAAAAATGACTCAGGAAATATAAAAATATTGGATAAAGATAGCAGAGATTATACTCAAAAAGAAAAAGCAAAATGTATTTCATTAGTTCCACAAAAATCCCAGCTTATGTCTGCTATGGATGTAGAGGATTTTGTTTTAATGGGGAGGCTTCCACATTTGCAAAACAGCTGGGACGGCTATAGTCAAAGAGATAAAGAAACAGCATATAGATGTATATGTCAGCTGGAACTTGAGAGTTTTATAAAAAGAAAAGCAGTTACTCTTTCAGGAGGAGAATTTCAGAGAGTTCTTTTAGCAAGAGCATTGACTCAGGAAACAGAAATAATACTTTTAGATGAACCTACTTCTGCTCTTGATTTGAATCACGCAATAGATCTTATGGAAAAAGTGAAGAAAACAATAACTGAAAAAGGAATAACAGCAGTTGCAGTTCTGCATGATCTTAATCTTGCAGCTATGTTTTGTGATGAAATAGTTATGATGAAAGATGGAAAAGTATACTGCAAAGGAAGCCCCAAGGAAACATTTACAGCTGCTAATTTAAAGGAAATATATGAATTGGAATGCAGTATTTTCTATACTGAAAATGATATTCCTTATATAATTCCCAAATCAAAAGGAGGGAATAAATGA
- the yclQ gene encoding Uncharacterized ABC transporter solute-binding protein yclQ precursor, with amino-acid sequence MLGGESKITAIGKTAMSEIYPVEKTKNLANVGTITKPSIEKILSYTPDLVILNAMAASTGESLKELKIPFIINTAGNISDIFLNIKIYGDITGKKAEAEKLYINSEEKLNNLKKKVKESPLNLKGAVLYTVSPMMGFNEKSLPGEILDILGVENIADNLIGDKPIISQEFLLKKNPDFLAGAMSIKSAKDIANSNPAVKETTAGKKGNFFIVDSSKILRGSPRIFEAVEEFYLELLKINK; translated from the coding sequence ATGTTAGGAGGAGAAAGTAAAATAACAGCTATAGGAAAGACTGCTATGAGTGAGATATATCCTGTAGAAAAAACAAAGAATTTAGCAAATGTAGGAACGATAACAAAACCAAGTATAGAAAAAATACTTTCATATACTCCTGATTTAGTTATTCTCAATGCAATGGCAGCATCTACAGGAGAAAGTTTAAAAGAATTAAAAATACCATTCATAATAAATACAGCTGGAAATATTTCAGATATATTTTTAAATATAAAAATATATGGGGATATAACTGGTAAAAAGGCAGAAGCTGAAAAACTATATATCAATAGTGAGGAAAAATTAAATAATTTAAAGAAAAAAGTAAAAGAAAGTCCATTGAATTTAAAAGGAGCTGTATTATATACAGTATCTCCAATGATGGGATTTAATGAGAAATCTCTTCCTGGGGAAATATTGGATATACTGGGAGTAGAGAACATAGCTGATAATCTTATAGGAGATAAACCTATAATATCACAAGAGTTTTTATTGAAGAAAAATCCAGATTTTTTAGCTGGAGCTATGAGTATAAAATCTGCTAAAGATATAGCAAACAGTAATCCTGCAGTAAAAGAAACAACAGCAGGAAAGAAAGGAAACTTTTTTATTGTAGATTCAAGTAAAATATTAAGAGGTTCTCCAAGAATATTTGAAGCAGTAGAGGAATTTTATTTAGAATTATTAAAAATAAATAAGTAA
- a CDS encoding Probable ABC transporter permease protein HI_1471 → MEKVLPLLLIIGTLAAGILSIPLGSVPIPLEYIFNPEKAPEYIKIIIFNLRLPRIVMSILVGMMLSSSGVVVQTVFQNPLADPYIIGIAASATFGAVIAFVFNMPDYMYGVIAFFTCLSSTLLIFKMAKKGNKVNVATLLIVGIAVSSFLGAFTSFAMYLIGEDSFKITMWMMGYLGNATWNRVIFLAIPLVFSVSYFYLKRNQLDALLSGDEEAHSLGIDVNKLKVRTLTVAALVVAFSVAFSGMIGFVGLIVPHTMRMLLGPSNSKLLPSTILAGGFFLLICDTFGRLVLAPTEVPIGVITAFFGAPFFLYLALRNKRRDF, encoded by the coding sequence ATGGAAAAAGTTTTACCGTTGTTATTAATAATAGGAACTTTGGCAGCAGGAATACTCTCTATACCTTTAGGGAGTGTTCCTATTCCTCTGGAATATATATTTAATCCAGAGAAAGCCCCTGAATATATAAAAATTATAATCTTTAATTTAAGACTGCCTAGAATAGTGATGTCAATTCTTGTGGGAATGATGCTTTCTTCTAGTGGAGTAGTAGTACAGACCGTATTTCAAAATCCGTTAGCTGATCCATATATTATAGGAATAGCAGCAAGTGCTACATTTGGAGCAGTTATAGCTTTTGTTTTTAATATGCCTGACTATATGTATGGAGTTATTGCATTTTTTACTTGCCTGTCAAGTACACTTCTCATTTTTAAAATGGCAAAAAAAGGTAATAAAGTCAATGTAGCTACTCTTCTTATAGTAGGAATAGCAGTGTCTTCATTTCTAGGAGCATTTACATCTTTTGCCATGTATTTGATAGGAGAGGATTCTTTTAAAATAACTATGTGGATGATGGGGTATTTAGGAAATGCTACATGGAATAGAGTAATATTTTTAGCAATACCTCTTGTTTTTTCTGTAAGTTATTTTTATTTAAAAAGAAATCAATTAGATGCTTTACTTTCTGGAGATGAGGAAGCACATTCGCTGGGAATAGATGTCAACAAATTAAAAGTAAGAACTTTGACTGTAGCAGCTTTAGTAGTTGCATTTTCTGTAGCTTTTTCAGGAATGATAGGTTTTGTAGGACTAATAGTACCTCATACAATGAGAATGCTTTTAGGGCCATCTAATTCAAAACTTCTTCCAAGCACTATACTGGCAGGAGGATTTTTTCTGCTTATATGTGATACATTTGGAAGATTAGTACTGGCTCCTACAGAAGTTCCAATAGGAGTTATCACAGCGTTTTTTGGTGCACCATTCTTTTTATATCTGGCACTTAGAAACAAAAGGAGAGATTTCTAA
- a CDS encoding methylated-DNA--protein-cysteine methyltransferase has translation MHEDLIYEILSVVDEIPEGRVATYGQIAKLIGKDKNARLVGKVLSMAEYYGEYPCHRVVNHAGRLVPGWSTQGFLLQKEGVVLKNKTHVDLKKYQWNYTE, from the coding sequence TTGCATGAAGATTTAATTTACGAAATACTTTCTGTGGTAGATGAAATTCCAGAAGGTCGTGTTGCTACTTATGGACAAATAGCGAAGCTAATAGGGAAAGATAAAAATGCAAGACTTGTAGGAAAAGTTCTCAGTATGGCAGAGTATTATGGAGAATATCCTTGCCATAGGGTAGTTAATCATGCTGGACGACTTGTTCCTGGGTGGAGTACACAAGGATTTTTGCTGCAGAAAGAAGGGGTTGTTTTAAAAAATAAAACTCATGTAGACTTAAAAAAGTATCAATGGAATTATACTGAATAA
- the hemZ_4 gene encoding Oxygen-independent coproporphyrinogen-III oxidase 2, translating to MTKNLMLFDKRLKSHHDSNSLINKYISGKKADKEVFEAVLREIPDDRRKAIYVHTPYCDKICSFCNLNRKQIDGSLDSYAQYLADEFDKYGRTEYFKKGIFDVIFFGGGTPTVYKPQQLEIILESIKRNVVLAENYEFTFETTLHNLTEEKLEVMMKYGVNRLSVGIQTFSEAGRKFYNRTYGKEETIEKLKKLKEFFKGDVCVDIIYNFPNQTINEVLEDARIVKKLEISSASFYSLMVHEGSKLSKDIEAEKVKMEEDMKKDYLLYQHFVDEMLRGNQYHILELTKIARNGGDDYKYIKVRNTGGDTFPIGVGAGGSVHGIGVYRMSKEMSFYSQQTEYHERFSKLSGIMQFPVISKEALKDILKEEELKFFRERMKEYEEKGLVKENEESYVLTTDGVFWGNNLSSDVIIYVLEKLFKS from the coding sequence ATGACAAAAAATTTAATGCTATTTGATAAAAGATTAAAATCTCATCATGATAGCAATAGTTTGATTAACAAATATATTTCTGGAAAGAAGGCTGATAAAGAAGTTTTTGAAGCTGTATTGAGAGAGATTCCAGATGATAGAAGAAAGGCAATTTATGTACATACACCATATTGTGATAAAATATGTTCTTTTTGTAATCTTAACAGAAAGCAGATAGATGGAAGTTTAGATTCATATGCACAATATTTAGCTGATGAATTTGATAAATATGGGAGAACAGAATATTTTAAAAAAGGGATTTTTGATGTAATTTTCTTTGGTGGAGGGACACCAACTGTATATAAACCTCAACAACTTGAAATAATACTTGAAAGTATAAAGAGAAATGTTGTTTTAGCAGAAAATTATGAATTTACATTTGAAACAACTCTGCATAACCTTACTGAAGAAAAATTAGAAGTTATGATGAAATATGGAGTAAATAGATTAAGTGTAGGTATACAGACTTTTTCTGAAGCAGGAAGAAAATTTTATAATAGAACCTATGGAAAAGAAGAAACAATAGAAAAATTAAAAAAACTGAAAGAATTTTTCAAGGGAGATGTATGTGTAGATATTATATATAATTTTCCGAATCAAACAATAAATGAAGTATTGGAAGATGCAAGAATAGTAAAAAAATTGGAAATAAGCAGTGCAAGTTTTTATTCATTGATGGTTCATGAAGGTTCAAAATTATCTAAAGATATAGAAGCTGAAAAAGTGAAAATGGAAGAAGATATGAAAAAAGATTATCTGTTATATCAGCATTTTGTAGATGAAATGTTAAGAGGGAATCAATACCATATTCTTGAGCTAACAAAGATAGCAAGAAATGGTGGAGATGATTATAAGTATATTAAAGTAAGAAATACTGGAGGAGATACTTTTCCAATAGGAGTTGGGGCAGGAGGATCAGTTCATGGAATTGGAGTTTATAGAATGAGTAAAGAGATGTCTTTTTATTCACAACAGACTGAGTATCATGAAAGATTTTCAAAACTATCTGGAATAATGCAGTTTCCAGTAATATCAAAAGAGGCATTGAAAGACATTTTAAAAGAAGAGGAATTAAAGTTCTTTAGAGAAAGAATGAAAGAATACGAAGAAAAAGGTTTGGTAAAAGAAAATGAAGAAAGTTATGTTCTGACAACAGATGGGGTATTCTGGGGAAATAATCTTTCTAGTGATGTAATCATTTATGTTCTGGAAAAACTTTTTAAAAGTTAA
- the ybaN gene encoding Inner membrane protein ybaN, producing the protein MVKKKLLFILGFVSLALGIVGIIVPLLPTTPFLLLSAYCFNRSSEKFHNYILNNKIFGQYIRDYNEKKGITLKNKITAISLLILSIGFSMYKLNHLHIRIMLVVVFIGVSFHILKLKTLR; encoded by the coding sequence ATGGTTAAGAAAAAATTATTATTTATTTTAGGTTTTGTTTCTCTAGCATTGGGAATAGTAGGTATCATAGTTCCACTTCTGCCCACTACTCCATTTTTATTGCTTAGTGCTTATTGTTTCAATCGTTCTTCTGAAAAATTTCACAATTATATTTTGAACAACAAAATTTTTGGGCAATATATTAGAGATTATAATGAAAAAAAGGGAATAACATTAAAAAATAAAATAACTGCCATTTCCCTTCTAATTTTAAGTATAGGATTTTCAATGTATAAGCTGAATCATCTTCACATAAGAATAATGCTTGTTGTGGTATTTATAGGAGTAAGTTTTCATATTCTAAAACTTAAAACATTGAGATAA